In the Carboxydothermus hydrogenoformans Z-2901 genome, one interval contains:
- a CDS encoding M48 family metallopeptidase: MDIKIEKIIRTKRKTIALEVTDNATLIVRAPYRVSESTIQAVIRKHYNWIIKKKKEVEARDPKVRAKEFVNGEGFLYLGKYYKLQIVEDQIEPLKFANAFYLSKKALPHAKKVFTEWYKKAALEKITERVQFYAKMGGYKYSRINITSAQRRWGSCSSKGNLNFSWRLIMAPLPVIDYVVVHELVHLEEKNHGKVFWTKVKILMPDYQKHEKWLKENGYVLKI; this comes from the coding sequence ATGGATATAAAAATTGAAAAAATAATTCGCACCAAAAGAAAGACCATTGCTCTGGAAGTAACCGATAACGCTACTTTAATAGTTCGAGCGCCTTACAGAGTAAGTGAAAGCACCATTCAGGCGGTTATTCGAAAGCACTACAACTGGATTATTAAAAAGAAAAAAGAAGTAGAAGCCCGAGACCCAAAAGTTAGAGCTAAAGAGTTTGTTAACGGTGAAGGCTTTTTATATCTTGGAAAGTATTATAAACTTCAGATAGTGGAAGACCAGATCGAGCCTCTTAAATTTGCAAATGCTTTTTATCTTTCAAAGAAAGCACTGCCGCATGCTAAAAAGGTATTTACCGAATGGTATAAGAAGGCAGCTTTAGAAAAGATAACTGAACGGGTACAGTTTTATGCGAAGATGGGCGGTTATAAATATTCCCGAATAAATATAACCAGTGCTCAAAGAAGATGGGGTTCCTGCTCAAGCAAAGGCAACTTAAATTTTAGCTGGCGGTTAATTATGGCCCCCTTGCCGGTTATTGATTATGTAGTAGTGCATGAACTTGTGCATTTAGAGGAGAAAAATCATGGTAAAGTTTTCTGGACTAAAGTTAAGATTTTAATGCCTGACTACCAAAAACACGAAAAATGGCTAAAAGAAAACGGGTATGTTTTAAAAATTTAA
- a CDS encoding helix-turn-helix domain-containing protein has product MVTALRVLRVKTGKTLRQIANELRISEIQLCRIERGQSYIPPHLRQKLADFFSVSVSEICDEATGWPILVDMEMPKLVRKA; this is encoded by the coding sequence ATGGTTACAGCCTTGCGTGTTTTGAGAGTTAAAACTGGGAAAACCTTACGGCAAATCGCAAATGAATTGAGGATTTCTGAAATTCAACTTTGCAGAATTGAAAGGGGGCAGTCCTACATTCCACCGCACTTGCGACAAAAATTAGCCGACTTCTTCAGCGTCTCAGTCTCCGAAATTTGCGATGAAGCTACTGGTTGGCCCATCTTGGTGGACATGGAAATGCCCAAACTGGTGCGGAAAGCGTAA